Proteins co-encoded in one Enterobacter sp. R4-368 genomic window:
- the sanA gene encoding outer membrane permeability protein SanA has translation MLKRFTYSLLVLIGLLLLTALGLDRWMSWKTAPYIYDDLQDLPWRQVGVVLGTAKYYRTGVINQYYRYRIQGALNAYNSGKVNYLLLSGDNALQSYNEPMTMRKDLIAAGVDPADIVLDYAGFRTLDSIVRTRKVFDTNDFIIITQRFHCERALFIARHMGIQAQCYAVPSPKDMWSVRVREFGARLGTIADLYMFKREPRFLGPLVPIPSMQEVPDDAQGYPAVTAEQLIDMQKKGKN, from the coding sequence ATGTTAAAGCGTTTTACTTACAGCCTGTTAGTCCTTATCGGCTTACTGCTGTTAACTGCGCTTGGCTTAGACCGCTGGATGAGCTGGAAAACCGCCCCCTATATATACGACGACCTGCAGGATCTCCCCTGGCGCCAGGTCGGCGTTGTCCTCGGCACCGCGAAGTACTACCGCACTGGCGTTATCAATCAATATTACCGCTACCGGATTCAGGGCGCGCTTAATGCATATAACAGCGGCAAGGTTAACTACCTGTTGCTGAGCGGCGATAACGCGCTGCAAAGCTACAACGAACCGATGACCATGCGTAAGGATTTGATTGCCGCCGGTGTCGATCCTGCCGACATCGTGCTCGATTACGCCGGTTTCCGCACGCTGGATTCGATTGTGCGCACCCGCAAAGTCTTCGACACGAACGATTTCATCATCATTACCCAGCGTTTCCACTGCGAACGCGCGTTATTTATCGCCCGGCATATGGGCATCCAGGCGCAGTGTTACGCCGTGCCGTCGCCGAAAGATATGTGGAGCGTACGCGTACGCGAGTTTGGTGCGCGGTTGGGCACAATTGCCGATCTTTACATGTTCAAGCGAGAGCCGCGCTTCCTCGGCCCGCTGGTGCCGATTCCGTCAATGCAGGAAGTGCCGGACGATGCGCAAGGCTACCCGGCCGTCACCGCCGAGCAGCTTATCGATATGCAAAAGAAAGGAAAAAACTGA